A single genomic interval of Haloterrigena salifodinae harbors:
- a CDS encoding ferritin-like domain-containing protein, which produces MSMDTIQDLFEHGLEDIYHAEHQLLDALEDLESNTERDEIAQAFSEHREETQGHIDRLEEVFDMFGEPPEKEECEGIEGLIEEYEEFESMDPSQEVMDYHNMAAAEKTEHYEIAAYGNLIPLADQLGMDEAADLLEENLREEQDALDELTELTEEFEMDAIPAE; this is translated from the coding sequence ATGAGCATGGACACGATTCAGGACCTGTTCGAGCACGGCCTCGAAGACATCTACCACGCCGAGCACCAGCTGCTCGACGCGCTCGAGGATCTGGAGAGCAACACCGAGCGCGACGAGATCGCACAGGCGTTTTCGGAGCACCGCGAGGAGACCCAGGGTCACATCGATCGGCTCGAGGAGGTCTTCGACATGTTTGGCGAGCCCCCAGAGAAAGAGGAGTGCGAAGGGATCGAGGGTCTGATCGAGGAGTACGAGGAGTTCGAATCCATGGACCCCTCTCAAGAAGTCATGGACTACCACAACATGGCGGCCGCCGAGAAGACCGAGCACTACGAAATCGCCGCCTACGGCAATCTAATTCCGCTGGCCGACCAGCTCGGAATGGACGAGGCCGCCGACCTGCTCGAGGAGAACCTTCGGGAGGAACAGGACGCGCTGGACGAACTGACGGAACTCACCGAAGAGTTCGAGATGGACGCCATTCCGGCGGAGTGA